The genomic interval CGGCGAGTTCGTCGCGTCGGTCGGCACGCCCGCCGACCTCACCGGGGTCGGGATCGAGTACGCCGGCCAGTACGAACAGGTGTACGCCCGCGGCTTCGACGCCGTCCGGACCGGGATCTACACGCTGACGCCGCTGCTCGTCTACAGCGACGACGTTCGCCCGGTGTACCGGTTCGTCAACACGGTCGCGAGCCGGATCCGTACCGCCGACGGGTTCGGCGTCTGTGTCATCGACCCCCGGGCACACGACGAGCGCGTCCTGGGGAGCATCGCCCAGGCGTTCGACGGTCGGATCGACCTCCGGGAGTCCGACACCGGTCACGAGCTCAAGGTCAGAGGCCTCCCCGGCCAGCCGACGGAGTGGACGCCCGTAGAGGGATAACGCAAGCGTTTTCTCCGCCCACCGCAC from Haloarcula pelagica carries:
- a CDS encoding DUF7504 family protein, with amino-acid sequence MDQLDTQYGFGDLPLSPVGPGTSILVAGPILGGTRRFALEMLTAGTDDGVVVITADVSAQEVLAGLDRTAEDATDGRIRVVDCTQDRDGDLGEFVASVGTPADLTGVGIEYAGQYEQVYARGFDAVRTGIYTLTPLLVYSDDVRPVYRFVNTVASRIRTADGFGVCVIDPRAHDERVLGSIAQAFDGRIDLRESDTGHELKVRGLPGQPTEWTPVEG